In Shewanella sp. GD04112, the sequence ATCGAGTAATGCCGCATCCTGTGGTGCATTGCCCACGCCAAAGGTCAGTAAAATCAGTGCCTTCACGGGTTGTTGCAGAATGTTCTCAAAAATTTGCGTCGAAATGCCAGGGTAGAGAGTCACTACGCCAACGGGCTGTGGGCTGATATTAGCCACTTCCAAAGGCTTATCGCTTGGCGTGGCAATTTTACCTGCACGCAGATTAATTTTAATCCCCGCTTCAAGCAGTAAGGGGAAGTTAGGCGAGGCAAAGGCATCGAAGCCATCGGCGTGGGCTTTGGTGGAACGATTGCCGCGGAACAGTTTGTTATTAAAGAATAAACATACTTCAGCCACTGGATAATTGGCGGCGATATATAAAGAGTTAAGTAGATTGGTTTGACCGTCGGATCTCAGCTGTGCCAAAGGAATTTGAGAGCCGGTGACGATAACAGGCTTTGATAGGCCTTGGAGCATAAAGGATAGGGCCGATGCGGTATAGGCCATGGTATCTGTGCCGTGGAGGATCACAAAGCCATCGTACTTGTCGTAATTGGCCTTGATATCATCGGCGATCATTTGCCAGTCGGTTGGTGCCATGTTTGATGAGTCGATGAGCGGGCAGTATTCGTGGATCACAAACTCAGGCATTTCATCATGGTAAAACTCGGGCATGGATTGGACGCATTGGGTCAAAAAACCTGCCACTGGTGCAAAGCCATTCGCGGTTTTTTGCATGCCTATGGTGCCGCCCGTATAGGCGACGTAAATGGAGCGTTTAGTCATTCTTGTCGTTATCTTAGCTGCAAGTGAGCTAATTATACGATTTTGCAGGCATAAACCCAATAAAAAAGCCCGAGGCAATCGGGCTTTTGTGTCCTTCATCTTGAGTCTGCGTTAGTTGATCGCACAGCTGTCACAATACACATACACATGGTTAGGATCGTTAAAGGCCGCGATGGTCTTTAAGCTGCCAGTCCATTGAGCCAGCATTTGCTCAAGCAGTGTTGAATGGCTAAGTGAAGCGGGTAAATAAGCCGACACAGAGGCAAACATTTGCTGCACAAAACGCTGTTCAGGCGTGAGCTCTTGTTCAATTACGCGGGTATCGAATAGGCTTAAATCTGCCAATTTAGCGGCTTTGGCAACGGCTTGGTCGATATCCCCAAGCTCATCCACTAAACCTAACTCTAGGGCTTTTTTACCACTCCACACTCGGCCTTGGGCGATGCTATCCACTTGTTCTAATGTCATTTTACGTTCCTTAGCGACCAGTGAGATAAAGTCTAAGTAACCACGCTCGATATGACGCTGGATAACCGATTCAATTTGTGGCGAGAGGGTGCGAGTCACAGACAATCCCGCCCATTCGGAGGTCGATACACCATCGGTATGGATGCCTAAGCTGGCGAGTGAATCTTCGAAGGTGGTGATCATCCCGAAGATCCCGATAGAGCCCGTCAGCGTGGTTGGGGTTGCGAAGATATAATCGGCGCTGGCCGAAATCCAATAGCCACCGGACGCCGCAAGGCTACCCATACTCACTACCACAGGTTTACCCGCCGCTTTGAGGGCGAGTAATTCTTGGCGGATTTGCTCTGAGGCAAAGGCGCTACCGCCAGGGCTGTCGACTCGAAGAACTAGCGCTTTGATATGCTTATCAAATCGCGCCTTGCGTAACAGCTCTGCGGTGCTATCACCACCGATTTGGCCGGCGGGTTGGCTGCCATTTAAAATGGTACCGCTGGCAACGATAATGCCGACACTGTCTTGTTCAACGAAGCTTGGCAGAGGTGTCACTAAGGTTAAATAGTCGTAAAAGCTGACTTGTTTGAAGCTGTCACCCGACTTCTCTTTCCCCACGCTATCGAGCATGACTTTACGGAACTCTTCATCGGTCGCTAGGGTATCGACCCATTTCATATTGATGGCCATAGTGGCGGAGTCACCTTCGGCCTTATCGAGTTGCGCGAGGTAATTTGCCGAGTCGAGCACTAAGGTATTGGCATCGATTTGGCGATTTTCCGCCACAGTTTGAGTGTAACTCTGCCAAACATCGGCAAGTAGGGCGCTGCTGGCTTCTCTGGCCGCATCGGACATATCGTCACGCATGTATGGTTCTACTGCGGATTTAAAGGTGCCGACGCGGAAAATGTGGGCCTTTATCTTGAGCTTCTCAAGGGCAGACTTGAAGTATTGGTTATACATACTTAAGCCATCGAGAGAGACGCTGCCTTGGGGATTGAGGTAAATGGTATCGGCAAAGCTGGCAAGAAAGTATTGGTTTTGCTCGTAGTAGTTTCCAATTGCCACCACCTTTTTGCCGCTTTCTTTAAAACGATTTAGGGCATCACCGATGGATTGTAATTTGCTGATCCCTGCGCGTTTCAGCTCGGCTAAGTCTAAGACTATGGTGCTGATCCTGTTATCGTGCGTCGCGTTATCAATCACATAGATAATATCCGCCAGCAGGATTTCGCCATCGCTACTGCCGTTATTGCCTTGCTTAAGTGCGGCTTCAATTGGGTCGACCTGCTGTTTTTGATCGACAATGGAACCCGCCAGATTAAGCACCAATGCTGAGTTCTCTTCGACCTGAATATCTTCACTGCTGCCAATGGTAATGAGGATGATGGCCAGGAAGCCAAAAAAAATCAGGTTGAGTATGAATTTACGGACCCCGTTGAGGGTGTTCCATATAAATAAACATATTCTCTTGAAAAACGATGGGTTAGCGGACATTAGCCACTCCT encodes:
- the ansA gene encoding asparaginase; this translates as MTKRSIYVAYTGGTIGMQKTANGFAPVAGFLTQCVQSMPEFYHDEMPEFVIHEYCPLIDSSNMAPTDWQMIADDIKANYDKYDGFVILHGTDTMAYTASALSFMLQGLSKPVIVTGSQIPLAQLRSDGQTNLLNSLYIAANYPVAEVCLFFNNKLFRGNRSTKAHADGFDAFASPNFPLLLEAGIKINLRAGKIATPSDKPLEVANISPQPVGVVTLYPGISTQIFENILQQPVKALILLTFGVGNAPQDAALLDTLKQADERGIVLVNLTQCFQGKVNMGGYATGNALAKAGVISGADMTIEAALAKLHYLLSKNLKPSEIKTAMLQNLVGELSPD
- the sppA gene encoding signal peptide peptidase SppA; the protein is MSANPSFFKRICLFIWNTLNGVRKFILNLIFFGFLAIILITIGSSEDIQVEENSALVLNLAGSIVDQKQQVDPIEAALKQGNNGSSDGEILLADIIYVIDNATHDNRISTIVLDLAELKRAGISKLQSIGDALNRFKESGKKVVAIGNYYEQNQYFLASFADTIYLNPQGSVSLDGLSMYNQYFKSALEKLKIKAHIFRVGTFKSAVEPYMRDDMSDAAREASSALLADVWQSYTQTVAENRQIDANTLVLDSANYLAQLDKAEGDSATMAINMKWVDTLATDEEFRKVMLDSVGKEKSGDSFKQVSFYDYLTLVTPLPSFVEQDSVGIIVASGTILNGSQPAGQIGGDSTAELLRKARFDKHIKALVLRVDSPGGSAFASEQIRQELLALKAAGKPVVVSMGSLAASGGYWISASADYIFATPTTLTGSIGIFGMITTFEDSLASLGIHTDGVSTSEWAGLSVTRTLSPQIESVIQRHIERGYLDFISLVAKERKMTLEQVDSIAQGRVWSGKKALELGLVDELGDIDQAVAKAAKLADLSLFDTRVIEQELTPEQRFVQQMFASVSAYLPASLSHSTLLEQMLAQWTGSLKTIAAFNDPNHVYVYCDSCAIN